One Paraburkholderia dioscoreae DNA segment encodes these proteins:
- a CDS encoding HAD-IA family hydrolase, which yields MAREQFDLIVFDWDGTLMDSTAHITRSIQAACRDLGLPVPADEAASYVIGLGLRDALQIAAPTLDPADYPRLAERYRFHYLVKDQTTELFAGVREMLQELRDLGYLLAVATGKSRVGLNRALDQSRLTSLFDGTRCADETFSKPHPAMLHELTRELGQDNLRTVMIGDTTHDLQMAINAGVAGIGVTYGAHPEGPLSALSPKFVASSVSVLSGWLRENA from the coding sequence ATGGCTAGAGAGCAATTTGATCTGATCGTCTTCGACTGGGACGGGACGCTGATGGATTCGACCGCGCACATCACGCGCAGCATCCAGGCGGCGTGCCGCGATCTCGGCTTGCCAGTTCCCGCCGACGAGGCGGCCAGCTATGTCATCGGTCTCGGTTTGCGCGACGCGCTGCAAATTGCCGCGCCCACGCTCGATCCGGCCGACTATCCGCGGCTCGCCGAGCGTTATCGCTTCCATTATCTGGTGAAGGATCAAACTACCGAGCTTTTCGCCGGCGTGCGCGAAATGCTGCAGGAATTGCGCGATCTGGGCTATCTGCTGGCGGTGGCGACGGGCAAGAGCCGCGTCGGGCTGAATCGCGCGCTCGACCAGTCGCGCCTGACAAGCCTGTTCGACGGCACCCGCTGCGCCGACGAGACTTTCTCGAAGCCGCACCCGGCCATGCTGCACGAATTGACGCGCGAACTAGGGCAGGACAACTTGCGCACAGTGATGATCGGCGACACCACGCACGATCTGCAAATGGCGATCAATGCGGGCGTCGCGGGCATCGGTGTCACATATGGGGCGCATCCTGAGGGTCCGTTGAGCGCGTTATCGCCGAAGTTCGTTGCGTCGAGCGTCAGCGTGCTGTCGGGCTGGCTGCGGGAGAACGCATGA
- a CDS encoding Rieske (2Fe-2S) protein, giving the protein MSGQSTEAAQAVRVCASAELVDGGAGVRREAKLGGGDVVVFFVRYDGRAYGYLNRCAHVPMELDWAEGQFFESSGLYLMCATHGAIYAPDTGKCVGGPCRGGRLRPVQVDERDTPEGRAVFWLPDGELCPATS; this is encoded by the coding sequence ATGAGTGGGCAGTCGACAGAGGCGGCGCAGGCGGTTCGCGTTTGCGCGTCGGCGGAACTGGTCGACGGCGGCGCGGGCGTACGTCGCGAGGCGAAACTCGGCGGCGGCGACGTTGTCGTGTTTTTTGTTCGCTATGATGGCCGTGCATACGGCTACCTGAACCGCTGCGCCCACGTGCCGATGGAACTGGACTGGGCCGAGGGCCAGTTCTTCGAATCGTCCGGTTTATACTTGATGTGCGCTACACATGGCGCGATTTACGCGCCGGATACGGGCAAATGCGTCGGCGGTCCGTGCCGCGGCGGCAGATTGCGGCCCGTCCAGGTGGACGAGCGCGATACGCCTGAAGGCCGCGCCGTTTTCTGGCTGCCTGACGGCGAACTGTGCCCGGCCACCTCCTGA
- a CDS encoding RluA family pseudouridine synthase, whose protein sequence is MKELGKISQKSVASDQVSMIEIDDSAAGQRIDNFLLRVCKGVPKSHIYRILRSGEVRVNKGRIDAQYRLELGDLVRVPPIRVAQPSEAAAQAPVPAAHFKIIFEDEHLLVIDKPAGVAVHGGSGVAFGVIEQMREARPQAKFLELVHRLDRETSGILMLAKKRSALVNLHEQIRENKMDKRYYACVHGEWASDWGRRRAVKEPLHKYLTADGERRVRVQPDGLASHTVFNLIDRWPEYALLEAELKTGRTHQIRVHLQHLGLPIVGDAKYGDFALNKALARANAKPGLKRMFLHAYRLKLTHPATGEPLQFDAPLPPECRSFIAQLNELRNGSHPETTPHG, encoded by the coding sequence ATGAAAGAGTTAGGCAAAATATCCCAGAAATCGGTCGCAAGCGACCAGGTCTCCATGATCGAGATCGACGACAGTGCGGCCGGGCAGCGCATCGACAACTTCCTGTTACGCGTCTGCAAAGGCGTCCCGAAAAGCCATATTTACCGCATCCTGCGCAGCGGCGAAGTGCGCGTGAATAAGGGCCGGATAGACGCGCAGTACCGTCTCGAACTGGGCGATCTGGTGCGCGTACCGCCCATTCGCGTCGCCCAGCCAAGTGAAGCGGCCGCTCAGGCGCCGGTGCCTGCCGCCCATTTCAAGATCATTTTTGAAGACGAGCATCTGCTCGTCATCGACAAACCTGCCGGCGTGGCCGTGCACGGTGGCAGCGGCGTCGCGTTCGGGGTGATCGAGCAGATGCGCGAAGCGCGTCCGCAGGCGAAATTCCTCGAATTGGTGCATCGGCTGGATCGAGAGACCTCCGGCATTCTGATGCTCGCCAAAAAGCGCTCGGCGCTCGTCAATCTGCACGAGCAGATTCGCGAGAACAAAATGGATAAGCGCTACTATGCTTGCGTTCACGGCGAGTGGGCGAGTGACTGGGGCCGCCGCCGCGCGGTCAAGGAGCCGTTGCACAAATACCTGACCGCAGACGGCGAACGGCGTGTTCGCGTCCAGCCGGACGGCCTCGCGTCGCACACAGTTTTCAATCTGATCGACCGCTGGCCGGAGTATGCGCTGCTCGAGGCGGAACTGAAGACAGGGCGCACGCATCAGATTCGTGTTCACTTGCAGCATCTGGGATTGCCGATCGTCGGCGACGCCAAATACGGCGATTTCGCGCTGAACAAGGCGCTGGCGCGTGCCAACGCCAAGCCTGGTCTGAAGCGCATGTTCCTGCACGCTTACCGGCTGAAGCTCACGCACCCGGCAACCGGCGAGCCGCTGCAGTTCGACGCGCCGCTGCCGCCCGAGTGCCGCAGCTTCATCGCGCAGCTCAACGAATTACGAAATGGGTCACACCCGGAGACGACACCGCATGGCTAG
- a CDS encoding S49 family peptidase, producing the protein MSDNLTPEPKEPSLTGRPRTPADEPGWERAALERIALAAINEQRAARRWRIFFRFVFLLILLLAIWAAIDFSGDKVAATGRHTAMVALDGEISADTNANAEDISTALESAFDDAGTAGVILRCNSPGGSPVQAGIIYNEIRRLRAKYPSIPLYVVVGDMCASGGYYAAAAADKIYVDKASIVGSIGVLMDSFGFTGLMDKLGIQRRLHTSGENKGFFDPFSPETPKMDEHAQDMLDQIHAQFIDAVREGRGKRLHETPDMFSGLFWTGQKSVELGLADGFGDADYVARDLFKAPDIVDYTVKESITDRVARKFGAAVGSGAVHAMALGGKLNLR; encoded by the coding sequence ATGTCCGACAATTTGACTCCCGAGCCGAAGGAACCGTCCCTGACAGGCCGCCCCCGCACGCCTGCCGATGAGCCCGGCTGGGAACGCGCGGCGCTGGAGCGCATCGCGCTTGCCGCGATCAATGAGCAGCGCGCGGCACGGCGCTGGAGAATCTTTTTCCGCTTCGTGTTTCTGCTCATCTTGCTGCTGGCGATCTGGGCCGCCATCGACTTCTCGGGCGACAAGGTCGCTGCCACCGGCCGTCATACGGCTATGGTGGCGCTTGACGGCGAAATCTCCGCGGATACGAATGCGAACGCCGAAGATATCAGCACGGCGCTCGAAAGCGCGTTTGACGACGCGGGCACGGCTGGCGTGATCCTGCGTTGTAACAGTCCTGGTGGCAGCCCGGTGCAGGCAGGCATCATCTACAACGAAATCCGGCGCCTGCGCGCCAAGTACCCGTCGATTCCGCTGTATGTCGTCGTCGGCGACATGTGCGCCTCCGGTGGGTATTACGCGGCCGCGGCGGCCGACAAGATCTACGTGGACAAGGCGAGTATTGTCGGCTCGATCGGCGTGCTGATGGACAGCTTCGGTTTTACCGGCCTGATGGATAAGCTCGGGATTCAGCGGCGTCTGCACACATCGGGTGAGAACAAGGGCTTTTTCGACCCGTTTTCGCCGGAAACGCCGAAGATGGACGAACATGCGCAAGACATGCTGGATCAGATCCACGCGCAGTTCATCGACGCCGTCCGGGAGGGGCGCGGCAAGCGTCTGCATGAAACGCCGGACATGTTCTCCGGTCTTTTCTGGACGGGGCAAAAGAGCGTCGAACTCGGTCTCGCCGACGGTTTCGGCGACGCGGATTACGTGGCGCGCGACCTCTTCAAGGCGCCGGATATCGTCGATTACACGGTGAAAGAGAGCATTACGGACCGCGTAGCGCGTAAATTCGGCGCAGCGGTCGGCAGCGGCGCGGTTCACGCGATGGCCCTTGGCGGGAAACTGAATCTGCGCTGA